The Fictibacillus phosphorivorans genomic sequence AATTCATCCACTTTTTCTTCGATACGTTTCAATCTTCTATCAGTACTCACAGCTCGCCTCACTAATAACCCCACTCCAACGATGATGGCAATTAGCACAATAAACATAGCAAGTTGATACATTAGATCTCCAACATTCAATGACTGCATTTTGACTACCCCTTTAAACCTGACAAAGGATTTTATCTTTCTAATCGTTTGATTTTCAATTTTTTAAAACCACCATGGAAATTCTTCAAAGATTTTATTTGTTTTTGTTAAGACTTCCCTGAATAGTTGGTTGGAGCGCAAGGTGCGAGACTCTCGGCTAGGACAAGCGGTCAGGTGAGACCCTTAAGGGCACGAAGTGGCAAGGGGCTCACCGCCTGCCCCGCGGAAAGCGAGCAACCTGGAGCGTAAATCAACCTCTCACAAGAGGCTTTTAATACACCGAAGCTTCACCAAAAAAAATACCCGTAGAGAATAATTTCCTCTACGGATAGTATTCGTGTTTCAGTTGTTTTTTCCTGCCATAATCCCTTATTTTGCAAGCAATTCAATCGCCGTTTTACGCTGAACATCGTTCTTGTCATCACGGATTGAATCGATCACTTTTGACTCCATCTTACCAGCTGTCTTCGTATCGACTTTCCCTGTTGCTGGCAAGTTGTTCGCACGCTGGAACGCGGTTACCGCAGCTTGCGTCTTTTCATCAAAATAGCCATCTTCTCTACCCGTTTGGAACCCTAAACCGTTCAACATCACTTGAGCGTTCTTCACTTGCTCATTGTTCATATCAAACTCTAATGCTTTCTTCTCAACCGTAATAGGGTTTGTGTAGAAGTAGTCTGGCTGCTTCACTTCAAAAGTAGGCTTTACCCCTTTTTTGTGAATCCAGTTTCCATCAGGTGTCAGCCACTTAAACAATGTAAGCTTGATGTTCGATCCATCACCAAGATCAATCGATTGCTGAACAGTTCCTTTACCGAACGACTTCTCACCAACTAAATCATAGTTTCCTGCTTCTTTTAGAGCAGCAGCTAAAATTTCGGACGCTGACGCACTACCTTTGTCGATCAAACCGATGATCGGATAGTCTTTCTTTTCTTTTAATGTTGAAACATAACGTTCTTTGTTGCCTTTACGGTCTTCAATTTGAACGAATGGCTTTTTCTCAGGAATAATCTGACGTAGAATGCTGTCAACTGCTTCTAGATAGCCTCCTGGATTACCACGAACGTCAATAACAAGACCATCAATCTTTTCTTTTTCTAACTCAGTCAACTGTTTCTTAAAATCAGCTCCAGTTTTTTCTGAGAAAGATGTGATTTCAAGTACACCGATCTTCTTACCTTTTACTTCTTCAATATCCGAGTAAACAGTCTCGATCGGAATCTCATCACGTGTTACTTTGACTGGCATTACATCATTTACGCCGGTACGCTTTACACCAAGTGTTACGACAGATCCTTTTTCACCGCGGATTTTTAATACGGCTTTATAGAGATCAAGTCCTTCAACACTTTTACCGTCGATCGTAATGATTTGATCGTTTGGCTTTAGTCCTGCTTTTTCGGCAGGTGAATCTTTAAACGGTGCGACAATCGTTACTTTACCATCAACCATACTTACTTCTGCCCCAATTCCTTCAAAAGAAGAATCGAGTGATTGTGAAAACTGACTTGCCGTCTCTTCATCCATATAAACCGAATATGGATCTTTTAACGTTTTTACCATTCCTTGAATGGCACCTTCAAGGAGTTTGTCACGATCAACATCTTCTACATAACGAGAAGAGATGATCTCATATGTCTTTTGAAGCTTCGCAAACTCTTCGTCGTTGTCGACTTTCGTTGCGGTCTTCGGCAGATCGTTTACTTCACCGTTCTGAACATACTTCGAATCGTTTCCAAACAGTGCCATCGAACCATACATGCCACCGGCACCAACAAGCAAGGAAAGAACAATCAGCAGGGCCAACATTTTTTTATTTACGTTCATTCTGCTCACCTCGTTTTTGCAGGAAAAGGCATCACACCCTGCAAAGTGCGATGCCTTCCATTGTAAGAGTCTTTAGGCAACAGCCTGTCTCCTACTTCACTATATGAATAGCTTGTTTACTTTATGTGTTTATTTTACCAGTAAGCCGCAGGATTTACAGCATTTGTTTTTCCTGCATTCCAAGGTCCTTTGTGAAGTTCAAAGTGTAAATGCTGACCAAATGAATGTCCAGTGTTCCCCATGTTGCCTAGGAACTGCCCTTTAGAAACAGAACCGCCTGATACAGCGCGGCTGCTCATGTGAGCGTAAACCGTTGTCCATTGCTGCCCACCGATTGAGTGAGAGATGTATACAACGTTTCCGTATGATGATGAGTACTCAGAACGAATAACTGTTCCATCTGCAGCTGCATAGATCGGAACCGTTCCACCTTGAGCGATGTCGATTCCTTCATGCATACCGCTGCTTCTGTTACCAAATCCAGAAGAAATTCTTCCAGCAGCTGGTTTGATGATCATACCGTTACCTGAAACAGGTCCCATTGAAGGAGCTGATCCACCTGAAGACGATGATTCACGAGCTGCTTTTTCACGTGCAGCTGCACGAGCTTGTTCAGCACGGAACGCATCTTCTTGGGATTTTAGAAGTGCACCTTCGTTTTCAATCTTGTGTGCTTCAGCATGCAACGAGTCTTCTTCTTTTTTAAGAGAAGCCATCAGACGAGTTTTCTCATCCATTTGTGCTTTTAATTGCTTTTGTAACACTTGTAATTCTTTCATTGCGTTTTGTAAGTTAACTAATTTTTTCTCAACATCTGCCATCTTTTTCTCTAGAAGCTCTTTATCTTTCTTTTGTTCTTCTAAAAGCTGACGATCTTGTTCTGCAATCATGTTCAATGCTAGAACGCGGTCAAGAAAATCACCAAAATCTTTTGAACCAAGAACAACTTCTAAGTAAGAAACAGCTCCGCCAGATTCATACATAGAGTTAACTCGTTCTTTTAGTAGAGCATCGCGCTTATCGATTCGCTTTTGAACAACAGCAATCTCGCCTTTTAACACGTCGATCTCTTCTTTTGTTTCTTTAATATCTGTTTGTTTGGCTTGTACTTTAAGATCTGTTTCAGAAGAAAGCTTATCGATTCTTGCTACTTCAGCCTCAATCGCTTCCTGACTGCTTTTGTTCTTATCCAGCTTAGCTTGAGATTCTTTCGCTTTCTTTGCATTTTCTTGTTGTTTTTTCTTGATGCTTGATAAAGATTCCGCGTGAACGACGGATTCAGAGTGATACATAGTAAAGGCGCCCAGTGCTAAACTTAGTGAAAGCACTGTACCAACCACTTTCCTTTTCATTCGTTTTCCTCCCTAACCCCAATTAATTGTTTCGTTTTTCTTGGATCTCTTTATTTCTGCTATCTTTACTTAAATTTTCAAGAACTTACGAACAGACGTTAAGCTTCCCCAAACGCCAATTACTCCACCGATCAGAATCATCAACAGCGCTAGCTGCGGGATAAGTGGTGTTACTGGCAATAGCTCAATGAATACTGTTCCTAATTTTTGATTTACGATATCAAAAATGGCTTGATAGCCTACCGTGATAACAACGATCGGAAGTACAGCACCCGCGACACCTAATGCAAAT encodes the following:
- a CDS encoding S41 family peptidase codes for the protein MNVNKKMLALLIVLSLLVGAGGMYGSMALFGNDSKYVQNGEVNDLPKTATKVDNDEEFAKLQKTYEIISSRYVEDVDRDKLLEGAIQGMVKTLKDPYSVYMDEETASQFSQSLDSSFEGIGAEVSMVDGKVTIVAPFKDSPAEKAGLKPNDQIITIDGKSVEGLDLYKAVLKIRGEKGSVVTLGVKRTGVNDVMPVKVTRDEIPIETVYSDIEEVKGKKIGVLEITSFSEKTGADFKKQLTELEKEKIDGLVIDVRGNPGGYLEAVDSILRQIIPEKKPFVQIEDRKGNKERYVSTLKEKKDYPIIGLIDKGSASASEILAAALKEAGNYDLVGEKSFGKGTVQQSIDLGDGSNIKLTLFKWLTPDGNWIHKKGVKPTFEVKQPDYFYTNPITVEKKALEFDMNNEQVKNAQVMLNGLGFQTGREDGYFDEKTQAAVTAFQRANNLPATGKVDTKTAGKMESKVIDSIRDDKNDVQRKTAIELLAK
- a CDS encoding DUF4083 family protein — encoded protein: MQSLNVGDLMYQLAMFIVLIAIIVGVGLLVRRAVSTDRRLKRIEEKVDELKDEKGRDRT
- a CDS encoding murein hydrolase activator EnvC family protein, which translates into the protein MKRKVVGTVLSLSLALGAFTMYHSESVVHAESLSSIKKKQQENAKKAKESQAKLDKNKSSQEAIEAEVARIDKLSSETDLKVQAKQTDIKETKEEIDVLKGEIAVVQKRIDKRDALLKERVNSMYESGGAVSYLEVVLGSKDFGDFLDRVLALNMIAEQDRQLLEEQKKDKELLEKKMADVEKKLVNLQNAMKELQVLQKQLKAQMDEKTRLMASLKKEEDSLHAEAHKIENEGALLKSQEDAFRAEQARAAAREKAARESSSSGGSAPSMGPVSGNGMIIKPAAGRISSGFGNRSSGMHEGIDIAQGGTVPIYAAADGTVIRSEYSSSYGNVVYISHSIGGQQWTTVYAHMSSRAVSGGSVSKGQFLGNMGNTGHSFGQHLHFELHKGPWNAGKTNAVNPAAYW